The sequence below is a genomic window from Patescibacteria group bacterium.
GTTTTATTTATTCGTATAAGCATCAAAAAATATTGGCACTGGCGCAAAATTAATTTTTACACCTTGAATAAGCTTAATTATTGCTGTTAAAGTAATCGAAGCCACAATATATGATCCAATACAAATTTGCGGATAATACCCTCTTTTTTTAATTTCTTGAAAAATACTATTAATATTTTTATTTTTTAAAAACGGAAGAGAATACTCTTCTAACGATTTAAATAATTTAATATAAAATTCATGATCATTTTTAGGTATGTGATTGCCCCAAATTGATTCAGGCGATGCAGAATGTTTATTAAAAAGCAATAATAATCCTCGAAAACCCAAATTAAAGGGACATAATACAGTTTTATCATTTTTAATAAAATTCGAGATTACTGAAAAATAAATTTTATTAAGATCAACCGTGTTAACTACAAAATCATGTTTTTTTATTAAACTTTTCAAAATTTTCTCATTAATATATTTATTTATTACCCTGATATTCGCATTAGAATTAATGTTTATTAAACGTTTTTTTAATCGCTTCGCTTTATTATAATTTAAATCATCTAGAATATATGATTGTCTATTTAGATTTGAGATGTTAACTTCATCTCCGTCAGCAATTGTAATATTAGTGAATCCCATTCGAACCGCCACCTCTGAAATCACACTACCCAAACCACATCCAGCAAAAAGAATGCTAGTTTTTTTTATTTTTTTTTGTAAATTAGAGTCTATATAAATCCAATTTCTACTTATAAACGTGTTATAATCAAAATTTTTCATTTTTTATATTATTGTTGGTTAATTCTTGTTTATCTATTGCATATACTACTCTAAATCCTTGATAAAAGAAAATGTAAACCTTCATGAATACAAAATATATTTATTCAAAAAAATTATTTATAACTAGTGTATACTATAACTATTCCCTTCACCATTATACTTAATTAGCCCTTTTTTTAAGTACTTCCATAAGTTTATATTTTCATTTTTAAGGTTTTCTTCCATTTCTGAAATATCTAAAATAAAAGGCGTGGTAATCCCCTGATATAATGTCGGCGGACCAATTTTTTTAAAAGGAAAACCAAGTTTAATTAATATGGGGTATAAATTATCATCCATAACGGCAAAAACGTGAGTAATATTCTTTTCTTTCACAAAAGTGTACATGCCTTTAATCAGGGCGAGAAGGAGAAAATGCTTCCGGTATTTTTTAGCGACAATCAGACGGGATATTTCAGCCAATTTGCTTCTGTTCTTTTGAAGGATATCAACTTCAATTTTCATGTTTTTCTCTATCGGAAATCCCATTTCTGAGTTTAAAATTAATCTGACCGTGGCGGCTAAATTTCTAGTTTGTTTTTCTCTTAGTATAAAATGAACTGATTTATCATCATAATTGTCTTTTTCTTTTTTCCCCGGATGTTTATCCTTGTCAATATAACTAAATTCCTCGCAAAATACTTCGTAGCGAAGCTTAAAAATTTTTTCTAGTTCAGATTTAGAGTCAGTAGTGTAAAAAATAAACTTATCAGAAAAGCTTCTTTGGAACTGCCAAAATTCATAAAATCTTCTTAACTTTTTTATTATTTTTATCATTTTCTATAACTAGTGCTCACTTCCCTTCTTGTTTTCATTATACCTAAAAAATCAAAAAAGCTCTAATTTCTCTGGAAGCCAAAAAAGCCCTAATCTAAAAGGCTAAAGCCGGTTGATTTAAATTAATTCGTGAAAATAAATTAGTAGAAAAGTCCGGCACCTGCTGGTACAATCGGGTGTTTTCTAAAGCTACCGCCGCTTGATTAGAAAGTGTAGAAAGTAGCTCAATATCTTCTTTGGTGTAGGCGTCTTTTTTAAGGTTTTGGACCTCTCTTTACGTGAAAGGAGGGGTGGAGACCTACCCCTAATACTAAATATACAGGATTTTTGGCAGGGGCACTAGGATTCGAACCTAGAATAAGGGTTTTGGAGACCCTTGTGATAGCCATTTCACTATGCCCCCAATAAAAATCCCGCTTATTGTTTTTATAAACCTATTCTTTTTATTAAACCTTGATATGAAGAAACTAAATCTCTTTAACTTTTTTTTCCTCTCTTTAGATGCTTCTCTATTATCATAGGCTTCGTAATACTTAAGCTCCAATGGTCGTCTGTTTTTTGTTGAATACACATCTCCTCTGTAGTAGTCCATCAATCTATTTTTTAAATTTTCAGTTCTGCCAATATATAATCGTTCATCTTTTTTTGCTTCTTAAAAAATACACATAATACATAATATTTCTTTCGCACCATCAAAATCTGTCGTTTATATTTAAACTACTTCACTTCCTTATGTAAAGTATGTTTACGGCACTTTTTACAATGCTTTTTAATGTTGAGCTTCTCTTTTATTTTCTTTTTATTCTTTTTTGAGTAGTAATTTATATTATTACACTCAGTGCATTTAAGTTTAATCAGATTGTCTTGGGACATAATTTTAAGTTAATTTAAGTTAGTTAGTTTAATTAAGTTAATTAAGGTTGTTCTGGCTTGATAAATAGTTAATATATTTATTCAATCCAATCAATAATCCTTCATAATCCTGATCAACTCTTGTAAATTTCTCTAAGTTCAAATATTTCAAGCCTTTAGCTACTCTTAAATGACTCCTTATTTCAAAAATTTCTCCTCTTGCTTGGTATAAAATTCTAATCTTATCCTTATAAAAATAACGTCCTTGACTTTCAGCAATATTAGCAATAACAGAATTAGAAGCTCTTTTCAATTGATTAATGAGGGCATATTTTTCAGTATCAGGAAAATTATTTGTTATTTGATAAATACAAAGAACTAATTTATATCCTTTCTGCCAAATATTTAATTTAAAGAACGCTTTTACCATAATTCATTTCTTTTCACGCCACCAAAATGTCTTTATTAATATATCGAAATTAACTAAATCAACTTAAGAAACCTTAACTAACTTAACTTATGGAGCCGAGGAGAGGAATTGAACCCCCAACCTACTGTTTATCCCGAAGTTCTCGAAATTTTGCCATGGAGCCAGCGCCTCGGGCCCAGAACCGACGACCTACGGTTTACCCGCCTGCCGAACGCCTGGAGCCGGAGGTGGGAGTCGAACCCACGACTTGCTGTTTACAAAACAGCTACTCTGACCACTGAGTTACTCCGGCGCCCGGCGACTGGCGGGCAGACAAAACAGTTGTGCCGATAGCCAGAGGCTATCGAACCTTCTCGATTCGCCAAGCGAATCGGGACTCTAGCCAACTGAGCTACGCCGGCAAAAGACAGACTGTTTATCAGCTCAAAGTGGTGGGCCGAGTAGGATTCGAACCTACGAAGCCCGAAGGCGCCAGATTTACAGTCTGGTGCATTTGACCACTCTGCCACCGACCCATTACTTTGAGCTGATTTTATTTTAAGATACTATTTAGATATTTTCGGCCTTGGCCAGATTTTAAAAACTTTTCTCTCTTCATTGCCTCTGACCTAGTTTTAAAAATTTCATGATATATTAATTTCCAAGGTTTTCTTCCTTTAGTATACGGGCATTTTCCTTGATTATGTTTTTTAATTCTATTATTCAAATTTACAGTTTGACCCGTTTGACCACTTCGGTATCCACCCACTATTGCTTGCCATCTTTTATTTTTTTTATAATGCATTTGCCTGCCCGCCAAAACGGAAGTGAAGGCGGGACCACTCTGCCACCGACCCATTACTTTGAGCCGATTTTATTTAAGTGCTAGCCCACGCGCAGACTTGTCACCCTACGGGTGATCCTCCAAAGGAGGAAACCGCTAATTCTTTGAAAAAGACACAAAATAAGTTCTACTCCTTACCCCCGACATTCGTCGGGGCAAGCATGAAGTTGCTCTACCCGCTACCTCTGGAGCCCACCGTCGGATTTGAACCGACGACCTACTCCTTACCATGGAGTTGCTCTACCAACTGAGCTAGGTGGGCAAAAGAGGTAGTGGGGCCAACTGCTCGCCCCGAGCATTGACGAGGGGAGCTACGTGGGCCTAAGCTGAGGTTTAGGTGGGTCTACCAACTGCCCGCTCGTCATAATTTGCGCTCAAGCGCTAGCGAACGAGAGTTACGTGGGCCTAGCCAAACAGCTGAGGGTTTACTGGATTTTTAATTACAGTTGCGATATTTATCCTCCGAATCCTGAAGGGCCAAGGAGGACCAACTGAGCTAAGACTGCTCGGGCGATGGCAGGCAAGAACTACCTAGAATTATTTTTTTAAATAACTACATATTATTAACTTCTTTTTCTAATTCGTCAAGTTTTTCATTTTCCGGATTAACCTGTTTTAATTTATCAAAAGTACGTACGGCCAAACTTTTATTCCTTGCTTCAATACTTAATTCCAATAAAGCACTGACATATTTAGGATTATTTGGTTCTAAGTTCAAAGCATCCTGATAAGATTTTATAGCTTTTTGTATATCATCACAGGCTGTATAAATTTTAGCTAGATTAGCGTGATAAGTAGCAATTTTACTGTTAATATTTATTGATTTAATAAGATCCTGTTTTGCTTCATCTAAATTACCCAATGAACTGGCAATAACCCCTAAATTTTCATAAGCCTTGTCATCCTGAGCATTAAGTTTAATCAAAAAGGAAAATATTTCCCTAGCGTGTTCATAATCTTTTTTAGCTAGATAAACTTCTCCTAATAAATGATAAGCGGAAATATTCTTTTGGTCAAGACTAATTATATTTATACAAATCTCTTCAGCTTCATTTAAATCTCCGGATTTTTTAAGCTCTTCGGCCGTTCTTAACTTATCTTCCATTTCTTTATTTATCTTTTTCTTTGCTTCAATAGTCTTTGGTTTTATTTTTTTCTTTTCCCGATATTTTTTTTCAAGCTCCAATAATTGGTAATACCATTTTTTTATTTTATTTTTAACTTCATCATAATAAGGATAAGTTTTTTGCTTAAATATAAACGCCATATTTACAATTTTTCTTTTTAAACGGCCTTCCAATATTTCTTTTTTAACCTGAGCTTCTTTTTCTTCCGGTATTTTTTTAGTATCAATCATGCTCAAAACCTGAATTTTTTTCAGAACTAAAAGTATTATCAGGACTAAAGAAAGAATGGCTATGATTAAGGCAATTATATTAAAAATCATTTTATTATTATATATATTATCAATCTTTATTTAATTTCATTTCTATGATTGTCCCGTCTTCCAGTCTAACTTTGTAAGTCTTCATAATAATATTCCAGGAAATGACTTTGCCTCTCCCCTGCTTAGTTTTTATCTTACTTTCAAGAGAAGGAAACTTTTTAGCCATTTCACGGTAATAATCCTCCTCATAAGCCAGGCAACAAAATAATTTACCACAGACACCAGAAAGCCGATCACTGCCCCGATGGGCTATTTGCTGATCACGAGCTAAATCAGTAGAAATATTACCCAGTTTTTTAAGGTGAGTCATACAGCAAAGTTTTCGACCACAGGGACCAAAGCCGCCTTCCTGTTTGACTTCATCTCTGGTTCCTACTTGTTGTAGACGGATTGATTTTTGAAAATTTCTAGTTAAATCTTTTACTAAATCTCGGAAATCAACTCGGCCATCAGCAATAAAAGTGAAAGTTAAACGACCACCGTCAAAAGAGAAAAAAGAATTAAGCAACTTCATAGGTAGATTGTGTTTGTCAACCATCTTCTTACAATATTCTACAGCTTCTTTTGCTTGGTTTTTATACTTTTTTATCTTTTCTAGATCATCTGGCTGAGCCTTTCTAATAAAACTAACTTCTTTTTCTTTAACAATTTCTTCCGTTTTAAAGCTTTCCAAAACAGATGTATTTTCTATTCCTTGATCAGTTTTAACAATAACAACATCTCCCTTTTTTAATTTAGCACCACCTGATTTTACGACAATTATATCACTCCAGGGATGTACTCTAATTTTTATGGCCGAAAATACCATTTATTTATAGACTATACTTAACAAAACGAGATACTTTGATATTCTCACCAAGTTTAGCTATTTTTTCAGTTATTAAATCTTCGATTTTTTTCTTATCTTCCTTAATATAACTCTGTTTTAACAGACAAACCTCTTCATAAAATTTATTTATTTTACCTTTTACAATTTTATCTATTATTTCCGCAGGTTTATTTTCTTTTTCCAGCTGTTCTTTTATTATTTCTTTTTCCTTATCTAAAACTTCATCCGGTACATTTTCCGGTGATAAATACTGTGGATCCATAGCCACAACCTGCATAGCCAGATTTTTGCCTAATTCTTTAAATTCTTTATTTTTAGCCACAAAGTCTGTTTCACAATTCAACTCTACTAAAGATGCTGATTTGTTATCATTGTGTACATAACAAGCAATCATCCCCTGAGAAATTTCTCTGGTTTGTTTCTTAGCCGCAATTTCCTCTCCCTTTTTACGAAGCGCCTCAATAGCTTTTTTTGCATCACCCTTAGTTTCCTCCAGAGCTTTTTTTACATCAACAATACCAGCCCCTGTTTTTTCTCGGAGTTCTTTAATTAATTTATTATCTATTTTCATATTATTTTTCTCCTTTATTGTTTTTATCTTTATCTTCTTTTTCTTTTTTATTTTTATTAGTAGTACCAGATTGAGAAGCGTAGCTTTCAGTTAGTGCTTTAGTTATTAATTCTAAAGATTTTGTAGCGTCATCATTGGCTGGAATTACATTTTTAATTCCCTTGGGATTAGAGTTAACATCAACCATAGCTACGATAGGAATATTCTTCTTAACCGCTTCATTAATAACTGTTTTTTGATTTTTTACATCCACAATATAAACAGCGTCAGGCAATTTATCCATATCAGCAATACCGCCGATAATTTGGTCTAACCTTTCGATTTCCTCATTTATTTCCAATCTTTCCTTTTTGGTATATTTTTCTAATTCTCCACTCTTTTTTTGATTTTTCAAATTTTTATACTTATTGATCATCTTTTTTATAACCCGG
It includes:
- a CDS encoding ThiF family adenylyltransferase encodes the protein MKNFDYNTFISRNWIYIDSNLQKKIKKTSILFAGCGLGSVISEVAVRMGFTNITIADGDEVNISNLNRQSYILDDLNYNKAKRLKKRLININSNANIRVINKYINEKILKSLIKKHDFVVNTVDLNKIYFSVISNFIKNDKTVLCPFNLGFRGLLLLFNKHSASPESIWGNHIPKNDHEFYIKLFKSLEEYSLPFLKNKNINSIFQEIKKRGYYPQICIGSYIVASITLTAIIKLIQGVKINFAPVPIFFDAYTNK
- a CDS encoding GNAT family N-acyltransferase; its protein translation is MIKIIKKLRRFYEFWQFQRSFSDKFIFYTTDSKSELEKIFKLRYEVFCEEFSYIDKDKHPGKKEKDNYDDKSVHFILREKQTRNLAATVRLILNSEMGFPIEKNMKIEVDILQKNRSKLAEISRLIVAKKYRKHFLLLALIKGMYTFVKEKNITHVFAVMDDNLYPILIKLGFPFKKIGPPTLYQGITTPFILDISEMEENLKNENINLWKYLKKGLIKYNGEGNSYSIH
- the rpmG gene encoding 50S ribosomal protein L33, which translates into the protein MSQDNLIKLKCTECNNINYYSKKNKKKIKEKLNIKKHCKKCRKHTLHKEVK
- a CDS encoding four helix bundle protein, whose protein sequence is MVKAFFKLNIWQKGYKLVLCIYQITNNFPDTEKYALINQLKRASNSVIANIAESQGRYFYKDKIRILYQARGEIFEIRSHLRVAKGLKYLNLEKFTRVDQDYEGLLIGLNKYINYLSSQNNLN
- a CDS encoding GIY-YIG nuclease family protein, which translates into the protein MHYKKNKRWQAIVGGYRSGQTGQTVNLNNRIKKHNQGKCPYTKGRKPWKLIYHEIFKTRSEAMKREKFLKSGQGRKYLNSILK
- a CDS encoding tetratricopeptide repeat protein; this translates as MIFNIIALIIAILSLVLIILLVLKKIQVLSMIDTKKIPEEKEAQVKKEILEGRLKRKIVNMAFIFKQKTYPYYDEVKNKIKKWYYQLLELEKKYREKKKIKPKTIEAKKKINKEMEDKLRTAEELKKSGDLNEAEEICINIISLDQKNISAYHLLGEVYLAKKDYEHAREIFSFLIKLNAQDDKAYENLGVIASSLGNLDEAKQDLIKSININSKIATYHANLAKIYTACDDIQKAIKSYQDALNLEPNNPKYVSALLELSIEARNKSLAVRTFDKLKQVNPENEKLDELEKEVNNM
- the ricT gene encoding regulatory iron-sulfur-containing complex subunit RicT, whose product is MVFSAIKIRVHPWSDIIVVKSGGAKLKKGDVVIVKTDQGIENTSVLESFKTEEIVKEKEVSFIRKAQPDDLEKIKKYKNQAKEAVEYCKKMVDKHNLPMKLLNSFFSFDGGRLTFTFIADGRVDFRDLVKDLTRNFQKSIRLQQVGTRDEVKQEGGFGPCGRKLCCMTHLKKLGNISTDLARDQQIAHRGSDRLSGVCGKLFCCLAYEEDYYREMAKKFPSLESKIKTKQGRGKVISWNIIMKTYKVRLEDGTIIEMKLNKD
- a CDS encoding translation elongation factor Ts, with product MKIDNKLIKELREKTGAGIVDVKKALEETKGDAKKAIEALRKKGEEIAAKKQTREISQGMIACYVHNDNKSASLVELNCETDFVAKNKEFKELGKNLAMQVVAMDPQYLSPENVPDEVLDKEKEIIKEQLEKENKPAEIIDKIVKGKINKFYEEVCLLKQSYIKEDKKKIEDLITEKIAKLGENIKVSRFVKYSL
- the rpsB gene encoding 30S ribosomal protein S2 — its product is MNDISLEEMLKSGVHFGHRSSSVYPKMKPFIFSERQGVCVIDLEKTKQALKEAQDFFKKIAEKNGNILFVGTKKQASPIIKKYAQQINMPYITDRWVGGTFTNFRVIKKMINKYKNLKNQKKSGELEKYTKKERLEINEEIERLDQIIGGIADMDKLPDAVYIVDVKNQKTVINEAVKKNIPIVAMVDVNSNPKGIKNVIPANDDATKSLELITKALTESYASQSGTTNKNKKEKEDKDKNNKGEK